A window of Coturnix japonica isolate 7356 chromosome 2, Coturnix japonica 2.1, whole genome shotgun sequence contains these coding sequences:
- the AKAIN1 gene encoding A-kinase anchor protein inhibitor 1, whose protein sequence is MVFAPGEKPVPEQDEVKLQNASKQIVQTAILQAVQQVSRENQQKEKRTNSSVSLQLERGKLTKKHEKK, encoded by the coding sequence GTGAGAAACCAGTACCAGAGCAAGATGAGGTTAAGCTACAGAATGCCAGCAAGCAGATAGTGCAGACTGCTATCCTCCAAGCTGTCCAGCAAGTTTCTCGGGAGAACCAACAAAAGGAGAAGCGAACAAACAGCAGTGTGAGCCTCCAGCTAGAAAGAGGAAAGTTAACCaagaagcatgaaaaaaagtaa